One region of Algihabitans albus genomic DNA includes:
- the rpsU gene encoding 30S ribosomal protein S21 has protein sequence MHVTVRENNVDQALRALKKKMQREGIFREMKLRRHFEKPSQKRKRERAEAVRRHRKLLRKRMEREGF, from the coding sequence GTGCACGTTACCGTTCGTGAGAATAACGTCGATCAGGCCCTGCGCGCGCTGAAGAAGAAGATGCAGCGCGAGGGTATCTTTCGCGAGATGAAGCTGCGCCGGCACTTCGAGAAGCCGTCGCAGAAGCGTAAGCGCGAGCGCGCCGAGGCCGTGCGCCGCCATCGCAAGCTGCTGCGCAAGCGCATGGAGCGCGAGGGCTTCTAG
- the def gene encoding peptide deformylase gives MAILKIARMGHPVLLQPAAQVPDPTAPEIRQLVTDMIETMEDAPGTGLAAPQVHVPLRLVIFKVSPERAQAEAAESQPLTVLINPRIDPLTEETALGWEACLSVPELAGLVPRWTRIRYSGLDLEGARIEREASGFHARVVQHECDHLDGILYPQRMENLKDLLFSSELRHWSGEAPHAAGSSPIKEAS, from the coding sequence ATGGCAATCCTTAAGATCGCCCGCATGGGCCACCCTGTTCTCTTGCAGCCGGCCGCGCAGGTTCCCGACCCGACCGCGCCGGAGATCCGGCAGCTGGTGACCGACATGATCGAGACCATGGAGGACGCGCCGGGCACCGGTTTGGCCGCGCCCCAGGTCCATGTCCCGCTGCGTCTGGTGATTTTCAAGGTGTCGCCGGAGCGGGCGCAGGCGGAAGCTGCCGAATCGCAGCCGCTGACGGTGCTGATCAATCCGCGGATCGACCCGCTGACCGAGGAAACGGCGCTGGGTTGGGAGGCCTGCCTGTCGGTTCCCGAGTTGGCCGGGCTGGTGCCGCGCTGGACCCGGATCCGCTATAGCGGTCTGGACCTCGAGGGCGCGCGGATCGAACGTGAGGCCAGCGGGTTCCACGCACGGGTCGTACAGCACGAGTGCGATCACCTGGACGGGATCCTCTATCCCCAGCGGATGGAGAACCTGAAGGATCTGCTGTTTTCCTCGGAACTGCGGCACTGGTCGGGCGAGGCGCCGCATGCCGCAGGTTCATCCCCGATCAAGGAGGCGTCATGA